TTTCTCCCGCCTGTCCTTCACCGAGGCGGATGTCACGGACCTCTCCCCCCGCGCCCGCCAGGCCGTGCTGGAACGCTATCGCCAGGTGCGGACGGGCCACATCTTCGAGCCCCCCAGCACGCAGGGGACGCTGGTCTTTCCCGGGTTCAACGGCGGCGCCGAATGGGGCGGCGCGGCCTTCGACGCCTCCAGCGGCCGGTTGTACGTCAACTCCAGCGAGATCCCGTGGATTCTGACCATGATCCCGACCAAGGATCGCCAGCTTCCGGAGCCGTCGGTTGGATCCCGCGTCTACCAGGTCCACTGCGCCGGCTGCCATGGGGACCGCCGGCAAGGGAGTCCGCGCGGCAACAGTCCACCCCTCCCCTTGGAGCAGGTCTATCCGCGAAAGGAGACCCGGGACCTGATACGGCTGGGAATCGGCCGGATGGACGCCATGCCCCAGCTCAATGACTCGGAGCTGGATGCGGTGGTCGATTTTCTCGCCGGCGCCGATGCCGACAACGTCCCGCCCTGGGCCGTTACGGAAGGCGAGGTTCCCTACACTTTCTCCGGATACAATCATTTCCTGGATCCCGACGGATACCCGGCCATCAAGCCTCCGTGGGGCCAGTTGACGGCCATCGATCTCAACGCGGGGACCATTGCCTGGCAGGTGACGCTGGGCCTGTACGACGAACTGATGGAGCGTGGGATTCCACCCACTGGAACCGAGAATTTCGGCGGTCCCGTGGTCACCGCCGGCGGCCTGCTCTTCATCGGAGCCACCGCCGACGAGCGGTTCCGGGCGTTCGACACCGATAGTGGAGGGATCGTCTGGGAGACCCGGCTTCCGGCAGGGGGCTACGCCACTCCCGCCACCTACGCGATTCGGGGCCGGCAGTACGTGGTCATTGCCGCCGGTGGAGGAAAAATGGGCACCCCAGCCGGAGATGCCTACGTGGCCTTCGCGCTGCCCGAGGCAACCGAAACCCGCAAGCGGGCTAGCGGCGGACCAGCCTCACGAAACCCTTGAAGCCTTGTCCCTTGAGTTTTCTCAGGCGCTTGTTCGCCGCCTCTTTCGTTCCGCCCGCAACGACGACCCGGTAGAGTTTCGAACTCCCGCGCCGAAACGGCCTCACCTCGACGCGGTGCCCCTTCTGCTTGGCGGCCCAGGCCAGAGTCTTCGCGTTCGCTTCAATCTTGAAGACTCCGATCTGAATTTCGTACGCACCCCTCGCCGGTGCGGGTCTCGACTCGGCGGTGCGGCTACTCCGTTTCGGGCGTTTTCGCTTTCCACCGGGACCGTCGATGACGGTGAGGCGGACTCGAACCGTGCCCGCTCCGATCATCTGGATCTCCGACGCGGCGGCTCTGGAAAGATCGATGATGTACCGGGCGGTAAACGGCCCCCGGTCGTTGATCCGGACCTGTGTGGACCTTCCGTTCCGGAGATTCCGGACGTTGACCCAGGTGCCGAACGGCAGCCGCGTATGGGCGGCGGTCATCTTGTTCATGTCGTAGGTCTCGCCGTTGCTGGTCTGGCGCCCGTGGTAGGGATGCCCGTACCAACTGGCGATGCCGACCTCGGACCACCCTCTCTTGGCTTCCACGGGCGGCGGGAGCTTGATTTTCTTGCGCCCGCCGCACCCACTGAGGGCGACAACGGCCGCCAGCAGAGCGCAGAGCCGGACGCCCGGAATCGCCGGTTTCCGTCGGAGAGTTCCTGGTGGTGGCGAGGTTCGGCCCGGTGCGTGCTGTGTTACCATTCTTTTCTTCGTGCTGGAGCAGATGCCGCTGGTCGATGACCTCAATGGACGTTGGGGGTCGGAAATCGCCGGATCGACGATTTGCCCGCCTCGCAACCTGCCGGTGACTCGGCCCGCCGGAACCACTCCAGTTCCGGAACCGGTGAGACACATGCTGAATTCGAGAGAAATCTACTGGACGACCCCGACGTTCGGGACCCCTCTTCCGGTCGCCAGGGTCCCAGGATGAACCGGGTGAGCAAGGACCTGGAAATCACGCTCGGGATCGAGGAGGAATTTTTTCTCGTCGACCCCGAGACCCGAGACCTGGTTGCCGATCCCGATCCGGCCATCTACGACGCCTGCGAGCGGAATCGAGGGCCGCACAAGGTGGTGACCGAGTTCCTCCGCTCCCAGATCGAGACCAACACCCGGGTCTGCGCTTCCGTCGCAGAAGTCCGTGAGGCGTTGGTGGAGACCCGGCGCCTGGTGATCGAGGCGGCGTCGCAGCACGGCGCGGCGGTGCTGGCCGCGTCCACCCACCCCTTCGCGTCGTGGACGGCTCAGATGCCCACGCCCAAGAAAAGGTACGAGCGATTCGAGGTCACCTTCCAGGAGGCCGTGCGGCGGCTGCTCATCGGCGGCATGCACATTCACGCCGGCTTCGGCGATCCGGAGGAGCGGATCTGCGTCATGACCGCAATTCGCCAGTACCTGCCCCTGCTCCATGCGCTGTCCACGTCGTCCCCGTTCAACGCGGGAAATCTCACCGGATTGAAGTCGTATCGGCTCAGTCTGTTCGGCGTGCTCCCACGCACCAGCCTGCCCGGCCCCCTGTATTCCCGGGAGGAATACGATCAGC
This sequence is a window from Acidobacteriota bacterium. Protein-coding genes within it:
- a CDS encoding carboxylate-amine ligase, whose protein sequence is MSKDLEITLGIEEEFFLVDPETRDLVADPDPAIYDACERNRGPHKVVTEFLRSQIETNTRVCASVAEVREALVETRRLVIEAASQHGAAVLAASTHPFASWTAQMPTPKKRYERFEVTFQEAVRRLLIGGMHIHAGFGDPEERICVMTAIRQYLPLLHALSTSSPFNAGNLTGLKSYRLSLFGVLPRTSLPGPLYSREEYDQLVEDYKRLHFIEGANELWWDIRPADLHPTVEMRICDVCPLIDDAVGIAALYASLIRWLLRQHRAGALPPEPRTEIIAENRWLAQRYGAFAFLGDTRHGGRMDINDYALGLLEELDGDAGALGCREELSRVSSIIREGSGADRQLDHYRLARLEGATKMEALRSVVDLVIAETGQGVDADI
- a CDS encoding septal ring lytic transglycosylase RlpA family protein — protein: MVTQHAPGRTSPPPGTLRRKPAIPGVRLCALLAAVVALSGCGGRKKIKLPPPVEAKRGWSEVGIASWYGHPYHGRQTSNGETYDMNKMTAAHTRLPFGTWVNVRNLRNGRSTQVRINDRGPFTARYIIDLSRAAASEIQMIGAGTVRVRLTVIDGPGGKRKRPKRSSRTAESRPAPARGAYEIQIGVFKIEANAKTLAWAAKQKGHRVEVRPFRRGSSKLYRVVVAGGTKEAANKRLRKLKGQGFKGFVRLVRR